A DNA window from Microcystis aeruginosa NIES-843 contains the following coding sequences:
- a CDS encoding glycosyltransferase yields the protein MKIVIPIVFYRKGGVERVIISLIPSLLEYVEKIIIVIPRNDIEYFKFLMPDSDKLIYEELDFSPKSFETSLIYFYGPLANFYKTLRLTSIHRLFSRRIDLLRIEARINQIIKRYQADHCLYGMTNRISPPNVKVTLSGIIYDVFWQFAPLTYSESYQEPYNEVLKEWLDRADLLFTISQKTKDDVLKVFPNATYASKLKAVPLAGFVEQSNPKSDLVKSELVTFYFPSSFGIYKDHLTLLKATIQLAKKGLNFKVVLIGKETDNLVSGNLQLSQQSQTQEYQDYLKECTRLYRENQEIFESHFKGLGYQDYETLQFYYQTCSSVVFPSKYEGFGLAIAEAILQGIPVIASDLEVFQEQVELYNCPERVQFYPREDAESLANCLEQFILNPIPRLLPEDIPNKINLWTWEDVAKKYVELLKENAGY from the coding sequence ATGAAAATTGTCATCCCGATCGTGTTTTATCGCAAAGGAGGAGTAGAAAGAGTCATTATCTCTTTAATACCTAGCTTATTAGAATACGTCGAAAAAATTATTATCGTTATTCCTCGTAATGACATTGAATATTTTAAGTTTTTAATGCCTGATTCCGATAAACTTATCTATGAGGAACTTGATTTTTCCCCCAAGAGTTTTGAGACAAGTTTAATCTATTTTTATGGTCCTCTAGCGAATTTTTACAAAACCCTAAGACTGACTTCGATTCATCGTCTTTTCTCTCGTAGAATTGACCTTTTACGCATCGAAGCAAGAATTAATCAGATTATCAAGCGTTACCAAGCTGATCACTGTTTGTATGGAATGACTAATCGGATTTCTCCCCCCAATGTCAAGGTTACTTTAAGTGGCATTATTTATGATGTCTTTTGGCAATTTGCTCCCTTAACTTACTCAGAATCCTATCAAGAACCCTACAATGAAGTCTTAAAAGAATGGTTAGATCGGGCCGATCTACTCTTCACAATTTCCCAAAAAACTAAAGACGATGTTTTAAAAGTTTTTCCCAATGCTACCTATGCTAGTAAATTAAAAGCTGTACCCTTAGCAGGATTTGTCGAGCAGTCTAATCCCAAGAGTGATTTAGTCAAAAGTGAGCTAGTTACTTTTTATTTTCCCTCCTCCTTTGGTATCTACAAAGATCATCTGACTTTGCTCAAAGCAACTATACAACTAGCCAAAAAAGGCTTAAACTTCAAGGTTGTTTTGATTGGCAAGGAAACCGATAATCTAGTTAGTGGAAATTTGCAATTATCTCAACAGTCCCAAACCCAAGAATACCAAGATTATCTCAAAGAATGTACCCGACTTTATCGGGAAAATCAAGAAATTTTCGAGAGTCATTTCAAGGGATTAGGTTATCAAGACTATGAAACATTGCAGTTTTATTATCAAACCTGTTCCTCTGTGGTATTTCCCTCAAAATACGAAGGTTTTGGATTAGCAATAGCGGAAGCCATTTTACAAGGTATTCCCGTTATCGCTTCCGATTTAGAAGTGTTTCAAGAACAGGTGGAATTATATAATTGTCCTGAAAGAGTGCAATTCTATCCTAGGGAAGATGCGGAAAGTTTAGCCAACTGTTTAGAACAATTTATCCTCAATCCAATTCCTCGCTTGTTACCCGAAGATATCCCCAATAAAATTAATCTCTGGACTTGGGAAGATGTGGCTAAAAAATATGTAGAACTACTGAAAGAAAATGCAGGTTACTGA
- a CDS encoding glycosyltransferase family 4 protein, with translation MNNPLSKKIAIYYPCFLGGGAEAVALWMMEALKDKYDLTLITFADLDWQWLNLMYGTTLNAQSIKVDSLLPKSFYRVNNALASNNKHFRQLAIHLSLRYCKQKQQDYDLVISAYNAADLGRPGMQYIHWIKVLEGGELAQKYYNRISNFSVDNLKKNFSLANSGAVAAAIKDYYGIDAKVVYPPVVIKPADIAWQDKENAFICSGRLVEAKQPHRVIQCLEKVRQKGIDVKLYITGGGGGNAEAKYKRYLDQLIRDNSDWIELCENLSYEQYSQVLYRCKYGIHFKPEPFGISIAEMVKAGIIPFTREGGGPAEIIGQENTDLFFDNLEDAVEKIAHVIQNEDRQYQLLSSLEKQKFLFSTDKFMTDINNVVTSHLQGNL, from the coding sequence ATGAATAACCCTCTAAGCAAAAAAATCGCTATCTACTACCCTTGTTTTTTGGGTGGTGGTGCGGAAGCGGTTGCTCTCTGGATGATGGAAGCTTTGAAAGATAAGTATGATCTGACTTTAATAACTTTTGCTGACCTCGATTGGCAATGGTTGAATTTAATGTATGGAACAACTTTAAATGCTCAATCAATCAAAGTTGATTCTTTACTACCAAAGAGCTTCTATCGTGTCAATAATGCCTTAGCTTCTAATAATAAACACTTTCGACAATTAGCTATTCATCTCAGTTTAAGATATTGTAAACAAAAGCAGCAAGATTACGATTTAGTAATTTCTGCTTATAACGCTGCCGATTTGGGTAGGCCAGGTATGCAGTACATTCACTGGATTAAGGTTTTAGAAGGTGGAGAGTTAGCCCAGAAATATTATAATCGTATCTCTAATTTTTCTGTGGATAATTTGAAAAAAAACTTCTCTTTAGCCAATTCAGGGGCAGTGGCAGCAGCCATTAAAGACTATTATGGAATTGACGCTAAAGTTGTCTATCCTCCCGTGGTAATTAAACCGGCAGACATTGCTTGGCAAGATAAGGAAAATGCCTTTATCTGTAGCGGTCGTTTGGTAGAGGCAAAACAACCCCATCGGGTAATTCAATGTTTGGAAAAAGTTCGTCAAAAAGGCATTGATGTTAAACTCTATATTACTGGGGGCGGTGGCGGTAACGCTGAGGCTAAATATAAACGTTATTTGGATCAGTTAATTCGAGATAATTCTGATTGGATTGAGCTATGTGAAAACCTTAGTTATGAACAATATTCCCAAGTTTTATACCGTTGTAAGTATGGTATTCATTTTAAACCTGAACCCTTTGGCATTTCTATCGCCGAGATGGTAAAAGCGGGGATCATTCCCTTCACCCGTGAAGGAGGGGGACCAGCAGAAATTATTGGTCAAGAAAACACCGATTTGTTTTTTGATAATCTTGAGGATGCGGTAGAAAAAATTGCCCATGTGATCCAAAATGAGGATAGGCAATATCAATTACTTTCCTCTCTAGAGAAACAAAAATTTCTGTTTTCTACCGATAAGTTTATGACAGATATTAATAATGTAGTTACTAGCCATCTACAAGGAAATCTATGA
- a CDS encoding AtzE family amidohydrolase: MTISVCNLARSIQNRQTSALEVINRTLAEIEAKNRHLNCFTDILHPRALAQAQKIDLAIANGEPVGVLAGVPFAVKNLFDIEGIVTLAGSKINRDHPVAGQDAIAIQTLEAAGAVLVGATNMDEYAYGFVTENAHYGATANPRDPSRVSGGSSGGSAAAVAANLVPLALGSDTNGSVRVPAACCGVVGLKPTFGRVSRQGLFLFVSSLDHLGFFSGNVADMAAIWGLFAKNNLKAPLNGLEGVKIALADDYFQQGAEPEVIESVIAIAERLGVTKKITIPETVRARAAAYIITASEGANWHLPRLQTRLEDFDPATRDRFLAGALIPSSWYLQAQRFRRWYRDRLREIFSEVDIILTPTIPCIAPPLGVEKMIIDGQELLIRPNLGRFTQPFSFIGLPALSLPIKRPSQLPLGLQIIAAPDREELILRVARVLEEMLA; the protein is encoded by the coding sequence ATGACTATTTCTGTGTGCAATTTAGCTCGATCGATCCAAAATCGTCAAACTAGCGCCTTAGAAGTTATTAATCGGACTTTAGCGGAGATAGAGGCGAAAAATCGCCATTTAAATTGCTTTACCGACATTTTACACCCTAGAGCGCTCGCTCAAGCCCAAAAAATCGATCTAGCGATCGCTAATGGGGAACCCGTCGGTGTCTTAGCAGGAGTCCCCTTCGCCGTCAAAAATCTCTTTGATATCGAGGGTATTGTCACCCTTGCCGGTTCCAAAATCAATCGAGATCACCCTGTCGCCGGACAAGATGCGATCGCTATACAAACCCTAGAAGCAGCCGGGGCGGTTTTGGTGGGGGCGACCAATATGGATGAGTACGCCTACGGTTTTGTCACCGAAAATGCCCATTATGGAGCCACTGCCAACCCCCGCGATCCTAGTCGCGTCTCGGGGGGATCCTCCGGCGGTTCCGCCGCTGCCGTTGCCGCTAATTTAGTGCCTCTCGCCCTCGGTTCCGATACTAATGGTTCCGTGAGGGTTCCCGCCGCTTGTTGTGGCGTAGTGGGGCTAAAACCCACCTTTGGGCGCGTATCCCGTCAGGGCCTATTTTTGTTCGTTAGTAGTTTGGATCATCTGGGATTTTTTAGCGGCAATGTGGCGGATATGGCGGCTATTTGGGGTCTTTTTGCCAAAAATAACCTTAAAGCCCCTTTAAATGGCTTAGAGGGCGTAAAAATAGCCCTTGCCGATGATTATTTTCAGCAGGGAGCCGAACCAGAAGTAATCGAGTCGGTGATAGCGATCGCCGAACGTTTAGGAGTTACCAAAAAAATCACCATTCCCGAAACCGTCCGCGCCAGGGCAGCCGCCTATATAATTACCGCTTCCGAGGGAGCAAATTGGCATTTACCGCGTTTACAGACCAGATTAGAGGATTTTGACCCCGCAACCCGGGATCGCTTCTTGGCGGGGGCATTAATTCCCTCTAGCTGGTATTTACAGGCTCAACGTTTTCGCCGTTGGTATCGCGATCGTCTGCGAGAGATTTTCAGCGAAGTCGATATTATCCTCACCCCGACAATTCCCTGTATTGCGCCGCCGTTAGGAGTAGAAAAAATGATTATTGACGGGCAAGAGCTATTAATTAGACCCAATTTAGGCAGATTCACCCAACCTTTTTCTTTTATCGGTTTACCTGCCCTTTCTTTGCCGATTAAACGCCCATCCCAGCTACCTTTAGGTTTACAAATCATCGCCGCTCCTGATCGCGAAGAGTTAATCCTAAGGGTAGCCAGGGTTTTAGAAGAAATGCTTGCGTAA
- a CDS encoding DUF4089 domain-containing protein produces the protein MNNPEEYVIIMAKILDLTIPDRYLNSVVENWQRLQEIASLVTEFPLEDDGESALSFEP, from the coding sequence ATGAATAATCCAGAAGAATACGTTATAATCATGGCGAAAATCCTAGATTTAACCATTCCCGATCGCTATTTAAATTCTGTGGTTGAAAACTGGCAACGCTTGCAAGAAATCGCCAGTTTAGTGACAGAATTTCCCTTAGAGGATGACGGGGAAAGCGCCCTCAGCTTTGAACCATGA